The Cucurbita pepo subsp. pepo cultivar mu-cu-16 chromosome LG08, ASM280686v2, whole genome shotgun sequence genome contains a region encoding:
- the LOC111801095 gene encoding scarecrow-like protein 18 yields MLMASHHYEHNHHHQEEETTSSSNNSLQMRQLLIRCAHFISQSDFLSAHRLLSILSSNSSPYGDATERLLHYFTTSLSHRIPSSNSSSVLPLPSLSSIDDEQQKLTQSCYLSLNQITPFIRFTHLTANQAILEAIVEGGIHVVDFDIMHGVQWPPLMQALAERFPSPMLRISAIGRDLNFLHKTGDRLSKFAHSLGLRFQFHPLLLLNDHDHHRLIPAALTLFPDEALAFNCVLYLHKLVKEDLRVLLHKIKALNPKVVTIAEKEANFNHPLFMQRFLEALNHYSLIFDSLEATLPPNSRERLAVEQVWFGREIDDVVSREGNKRKQRYERYESWETMLKSLGFSNIPLSPFALSQAKLLLRLHYPSEGYHLQILHDSLFLGWQNRPLFSVSSWH; encoded by the exons ATGCTGATGGCCTCTCATCATTATGAAcataatcatcatcatcaagaagaagaaaccacCTCCTCTTCAAATAATTCCCTCCAAATGCGTCAATTACTCATCCGTTGTGCtcatttcatttctcaatCTGATTTCCTCTCAGCTCATCGCCTTCTCTCAATTCTCTCCTCAAATTCCTCTCCTTATGGTGATGCCACCGAACGATTGCTTCATTATTTCACCACTTCTCTCTCCCATCGCATCCCTTCTTCAAATTCCtcttctgttcttcctcttcctaGTTTGAGTTCAATTGATGatgaacaacaaaaattgaCTCAATCTTGTTATTTGTCATTGAATCAAatcacaccctttataagattCACCCATTTGACTGCAAATCAAGCCATTTTGGAAGCTATTGTGGAAGGAGGGATTCATGTTGTGGATTTTGATATCATGCATGGTGTTCAATGGCCGCCTCTCATGCAAGCTTTGGCTGAGCGTTTTCCTTCTCCTATGTTGAGGATTTCCGCCATTGGTCGTGATCTTAACTTTCTTCATAAGACCGGTGACCGTCTTTCGAAATTCGCTCACTCTCTCGGTTTgagatttcaatttcatcctcttcttcttcttaatgaCCATGATCATCACCGCCTTATCCCCGCCGCTCTTACGCTCTTCCCCGATGAAGCTCTAGCCTTTAATTGCGTTCTCTACTTGCACAA GCTCGTAAAGGAGGATCTTCGAGTGTTGCTACATAAAATCAAGGCATTGAACCCTAAAGTGGTGACCATAGCTGAAAAGGAAGCGAATTTCAACCACCCTTTATTCATGCAAAGGTTTCTAGAGGCACTGAATCATTATTCTCTAATATTTGACTCATTGGAAGCAACTTTGCCTCCAAATAGTAGGGAGAGGCTAGCAGTGGAGCAAGTTTGGTTTGGAAGGGAAATAGACGACGTCGTTtcaagagaagggaacaagaGAAAGCAGCGTTATGAGAGGTATGAATCATGGGAGACAATGCTTAAAAGTTTGGGGTTTTCTAATATTCCTTTGAGCCCTTTTGCACTCTCACAAGCTAAACTCCTTCTAAGGCTTCATTATCCATCTGAAGGTTACCATCTTCAAATCCTTCATGATTCCCTTTTTCTTGGTTGGCAAAATAGACCACTTTTTTCAGTCTCTTCATGGCATTGA